The Epinephelus lanceolatus isolate andai-2023 chromosome 17, ASM4190304v1, whole genome shotgun sequence region AACAAACAAGCAAATAACAccttttaaataaatgcaatttGACACCACTCCTATACCGTTACACACTTTTTCATAGCTTTATCGattaaatgttagctagctttaGCTAAGGGCTAGCCTTatgcagacagaaaacaacaagtTAGCGGCAACAACTTAGCCAGAAAGCAACCGTTAGTGTTAGCTACCTAAATGCTACCAGGGCTGGCTTTTTGGTGCAATTTAAATGCCGAGACCCATTTCCCTTACCTTTTCCTTATTGCTTTCGTCTATTGTGGATGTCATGGTGGGATTTAAATCGACGGAACGGCAAGAACAGGCCCACAACCCAAATAACAAAACTATATGCAGGAAGCTGTCCGTCGGCTGACTGGTTAGCTGCCTGACGAGCTGTCAAACGGTTTTTTTCGCCCCCATCCTGATGATGTCAGTTTAAATCCCGCCTTAAAGTAAATGTAACAAGACAACGTCAAATTTACAAGAGCTACGGTTAGTTTTTAACCTGGTCAGTTATGTCGCATTTCTATTCGTGCGatttaatacaaaaaatagCGTTAACTTCTTTATAAACAGCAATGTTAACGTTACGTTTTGTTATCATTAGTTAGTAACTGAAAATAACTCTGGCCCAATAACCGCGCGGATGTATTTCAATGATACACTGGGCATTATGGGTCATgtagttttttcttttaaaaatgcaaacatatGAACCACGCACGGAACTACAACTCCCAGCTACGGAAATGTGTGCAACCGAAGAGGAAGGTCGTATGGAAACAGTTGAGTTTGTTTGGACGACTCTCTCGTGAACACGTTGGGGCGAGTACCATCACCAAAATGAAAGAGACATCTTAAATGTACTGTTAAAACACCATACTTTTGTATAGTTCGTTAGCTAGTAAGTTATTGTCTGCTACGCTAGTTGTATAAAAGTCGTCAAAATGTTCATTATTAAACGCGTGGTGTGCGTTGGGGGCATCATTGTCCCTCAATGCACCTCTCTCCTCTTTGCGAGCAACTTCTCTGCTTGCCATTGCCTAACATCCCCAAAGAGACCCAGCCCGTACAGCTCAGTGGACAGTGAGCGCTACTCTTCTCTCGTGAAGTCCGTCATGTCATCCAGGGTCAGTTCCCAAACCCCCGAGACCCTCCTAGCGGAGGATGACCACATCTATGGACCTGTTGTCAAAGCTCAGGCGCCCTCCAGACCACAGAAGAGGGCACCCAAAACTCTCCATCCCTTCTTACACTGCGAGGAGACTCCTGAAACAGAGGAGCCAGAGTCAGGACCTCCAACCCGGATTTCGTTAAACCGGGGCCAAGACAGGTCTTTCCTACCCAGTGTGACCCACATTCTTCAGCAGACCCTTTCCCCAGAGCAGATCTTTTATTTGGAGAggtggaagaggaggatgatCGCAGAGCTCGGAGAGGAAGGCTTTAAACAATACAGTCAGAGTAAGTTTCCATAAGCTGATTTTGAATTATGGGTGGGTGTGGAAACTTGGATACAGGGTTTGTTTGAGGCAGGACAAACTGTGAGAAGTGACCAATGTTTTTGTCTTCAATCAGATTTGTTTAGGCAAGGGAAGATTTTCCATTCAGCTGTGGAGGACATCCTGACATCAGGCACAACATCGGAGGACAAAATTTCCTCAGAGTGTTCAGAGTATCCACCTGAGGTACAGGGATACATGCAGAGCATCTCTCACATACTGGGGGATGTCAGAGCAGTGAGAGCCATTGAAAGCACTGTGCAACATGACGCACTGAACTATCTGGGCATTGTGGATTGTGTTGCTCGCTACAGGTAAATATAATTTGCAGACAAAGGTAGACTTCACTTTTTCCACAA contains the following coding sequences:
- the mgme1 gene encoding mitochondrial genome maintenance exonuclease 1, with protein sequence MFIIKRVVCVGGIIVPQCTSLLFASNFSACHCLTSPKRPSPYSSVDSERYSSLVKSVMSSRVSSQTPETLLAEDDHIYGPVVKAQAPSRPQKRAPKTLHPFLHCEETPETEEPESGPPTRISLNRGQDRSFLPSVTHILQQTLSPEQIFYLERWKRRMIAELGEEGFKQYSQNLFRQGKIFHSAVEDILTSGTTSEDKISSECSEYPPEVQGYMQSISHILGDVRAVRAIESTVQHDALNYLGIVDCVARYRGVLCVIDWKTSEKPKPFLSNTYDNPIQVAAYAGALNSDGNYNYQVENGLIVVAYKDGSPAHAHQLSSELMSEYWKRWLVRLEVFTEQRSSNASSASMEKR